From Coffea arabica cultivar ET-39 chromosome 9c, Coffea Arabica ET-39 HiFi, whole genome shotgun sequence, one genomic window encodes:
- the LOC113709626 gene encoding alpha,alpha-trehalose-phosphate synthase [UDP-forming] 1 yields MCSPYLDDIQTTKMPGQVYDYNPAIHTTRLERLLRDREIRRSNRSYSSNEDARDANRDIDIHRNRNNIYLSDADKRSGDKELLDGIAESKTLHDGCEKKDGWSSKQRLLVVANRLPVAAVRTGEDSWQLEISAGGLVSALLGVNEFETRWIGWAGVNVPDEVGQRSLTEALAEKRCIPVFLDEEVVHQYYNGYCNNILWPLFHYLGLPQEDRLATTRSFQSQFSAYKKANQLFADVVNEHYEEGDVVWCHDYHLMFLPKYLKKYNMQMKVGWFLHTPFPSSEIHRTLPSRSKLLRSVLAADLVGFHTYDYARHFVSACTRILGLEGTPEGVEDQGKLTRVAAFPIGIDSSRFIRALELPQVKEHIRELKERFAGRKVMLGVDRLDMIKGIPQKILAFEKFLEENPVWQDKVVLLQIAVPTRTDVPEYQKLTCQVHEIVGRINGRFGTLTAVPIHHLDRSLDFHALCALYAVTDVALVTSLRDGMNLVSYEFVACQAEKKGVLILSEFAGAAQSLGAGAILVNPWNITEVAASIGYALTLPADEREKRHQHNFMHITTHTSQEWAGTFVSELNDTIVEAQLRTRQIPPLLPTRVAVERYLQSKNRLLILGFNATLTEPVDTPGRRIDQFKEMEVKLHPDLKEPLNKLCNDPKTTVVILSGSDRKVLDENFGEYNLWLAAEHGMFLRRTKGDWMTTMPENLHMDWVDSVKHVFEYFTERTPRSHFELRRTSLVWNYKHADVEFGRLQAKDLLQHLWTGPISNASVDVVQGGRSVEVRAVGVTKGAAIDRILGEIVHSNDVKAPIDYVLSVGHFLPKDEDIYTFFEPELPVGGATTSRAKISKPRNQTASKISAQKSSFGPFVQKAPQAFSSSEKTTTSNGNGHWWSMMRDRLTVHEGSSVLDLKGENYFSCAVGRKRSSARYLLGSPADVVSLLKELADSLSQS; encoded by the exons ATGTGCTCTCCATATTTG GATGATATTCAAACCACAAAGATGCCTGGACAAGTGTATGACTACAACCCAGCTATTCATACAACAAGATTGGAAAGGCTTTTGAGAGACCGAGAAATAAGAAGATCCAACAGATCTTACAGTTCAAATGAGGATGCCAGAGATGCTAACAGAGACATCGATATTCACAGAAACAGGAATAACATATATTTATCTGATGCTGATAAGAGGAGTGGTGACAAAGAGTTATTGGATGGGATTGCAGAATCAAAAACTCTCCATGATGGATGTGAGAAGAAAGATGGATGGTCCTCTAAGCAACGCTTGTTGGTTGTGGCCAACCGGCTCCCTGTAGCTGCAGTTAGGACGGGTGAGGACTCGTGGCAGCTCGAAATAAGTGCAGGTGGCTTAGTTAGTGCTCTACTGG GCGTCAACGAATTTGAAACCAGATGGATTGGGTGGGCAGGGGTAAATGTACCTGATGAAGTTGGACAGAGATCGCTCACCGAGGCTTTAGCTGAAAAG AGGTGCATTCCGGTTTTCCTTGATGAAGAGGTTGTACACCAATACTACAATGGCTACTGTAACAACATATTGTGGCCTCTTTTCCATTATCTTGGGCTTCCTCAAGAAGACAGACTTGCAACAACACGTAGCTTCCAGTCTCAGTTTTCGGCATATAAGAAAGCAAATCAGCTGTTTGCAGATGTTGTCAATGAGCATTACGAGGAGGGTGATGTTGTCTGGTGCCATGATTACCATCTCATGTTCCTTCCAAAATACCTGAAAAAGTATAACATGCAAATGAAAGTTGGCTGGTTTCTCCACACACCATTCCCCTCATCTGAGATTCACCGGACACTGCCATCTAGATCAAAACTGCTAAGATCTGTTCTTGCTGCTGATTTGGTTGG CTTCCATACGTATGATTATGCAAGACACTTTGTCAGTGCCTGCACTCGTATTCTTGGGCTTGAGGGCACACCAGAAGGAGTAGAGGATCAAGGAAAGCTTACACGTGTGGCTGCG TTTCCAATCGGGATAGATTCTAGTCGGTTCATTCGTGCTCTTGAGCTTCCTCAAGTTAAAGAGCACATCAGGGAACTGAAAGAAAGATTTGCTGGACGAAAG GTTATGTTGGGAGTTGATCGTCTAGATATGATTAAGGGAATTCCTCAAAAGATTTTGGCATTCGAAAAGTTTCTTGAAGAAAACCCAGTTTGGCAAGACAAGGTTGTTCTATTGCAGATTGCAGTTCCAACAAGGACTGATGTTCCCGAAT ATCAGAAGCTTACATGTCAAGTTCATGAAATTGTTGGACGTATTAATGGAAGATTTGGAACCCTTACTGCAGTTCCAATACATCATCTG GATAGATCTCTTGACTTTCATGCATTATGTGCACTATATGCTGTTACCG ATGTGGCTTTAGTAACATCTTTAAGGGATGGTATGAATCTCGTCAGCTATGAGTTTGTGGCCTGCCAAGCCGAGAAGAAAGGGGTTCTCATCCTAAGTGAG TTTGCAGGTGCAGCTCAGTCTCTTGGTGCTGGAGCAATATTGGTTAATCCATGGAACATTACTGAAGTTGCTGCTTCAATTGGTTATGCTTTGACATTGCCTGCTGATGAAAGAGAAAAACGACATCAGCACAATTTCATGCATATAACTACTCATACATCGCAAGAATGGGCTGGAACTTTTGTGAG TGAGCTCAATGATACAATTGTAGAAGCTCAGCTGAGAACTAGACAAATTCCACCTTTACTTCCCACCAGAGTTGCTGTTGAACGTTACTTACAGTCAAAAAATAGATTGCTCATACTG GGATTCAATGCAACTCTGACTGAACCAGTGGATACTCCTGGAAGAAGGATTGATCAATTCAAAGAAATGGAGGTCAAACTGCATCCAGATTTAAAAGAACCTTTGAACAAGCTATGCAATGATCCAAAGACCACCGTGGTTATCCTCAGTGGAAGTGATAGAAAAGTACTTGACGAG aattttggtgaatataaCTTGTGGCTGGCGGCAGAACATGGGATGTTTTTACGCCGTACAAAGGGAGATTGGATGACAACAATGCCTGAAAACCTCCATATGGATTGGGTGGATAGTGTGAAG CATGTCTTTGAGTACTTTACTGAGAGGACACCACGCTCTCATTTTGAGCTTCGTCGAACTTCACTTGTGTGGAACTATAAACATGCAG ATGTGGAGTTTGGGAGGCTGCAAGCAAAAGATTTACTGCAGCATCTCTGGACAGGCCCAATTTCAAATGCTTCTGTGGATgttgtccaaggtgggcgatcAGTTGAGGTCCGAGCGGTGGGTGTGACCAAG GGTGCTGCAATTGATCGAATTCTGGGGGAAATTGTTCACAGCAATGATGTCAAAGCACCAATTGACTATGTACTGTCTGTTGGACATTTCCTACCTAAG GATGAAGATatatacacatttttcgagCCAGAGCTTCCTGTTGGAGGTGCTACCACTTCAAGAGCAAAGATAAGTAAGCCAAGAAACCAAACTGCTTCAAAAATTTCAGCACAAAAGAGCAGCTTCGGGCCCTTTGTCCAGAAAGCCCCTCAAGCTTTTTCATCGTCAGAGAAAACAACAACTAGCAATGGGAATGGGCACTGGTGGTCAATGATGCGCGATAGATTGACAGTGCATGAAGGCTCATCAGTTCTTGATCTTAAGGGTGAGAATTATTTCTCTTGTGCAGTGGGACGAAAGAGATCAAGTGCCAGATATCTTCTTGGATCACCAGCTGATGTAGTATCATTGCTGAAGGAGCTGGCAGATAGTTTATCACAGAGCTAG